A region of the Geomonas subterranea genome:
CCGGTTTGGCCGGTGCGGCCGCTGGTGCCGGCACACCAGGCGCGGGTGCGGTCTCACGTCTGTTCCACGGTTCCCTGCGCCGCTCGTTCGCGGGGCGCTGTTGTTCCACCTTGCCGGGGCGCGGCTGCTCAACCCTGCCGCGCTGCTGCTGTGGGATCCCCGGGCGCACAGGTTCTACCTTGCCGGGGCGGCGCGGTTCCAGACGGACCGGCGGCATCTTCCCTTCCTCCCGGTGCCTCCTGGTCTCGACGCGCAACTGCGCGCGGTAGTTGCGCGTGTCGCGCTGCACCACCCGCTCGTTTATGGTGATGGTGGAAGCGCGCCTGTTGATGTAGATGCCGCGACGGTCACGCGCGTAGGGGCGCGAGCGGGTGATCCACCCGTCTCCCCGCCAGCCGTGGTAGTAGACCCTGTGCTCGCGCCAGTTGAAGTCGCGGTTCAGCCACGGACCGATGGCGAAGCCGACGCTGAAGGTGATGAAGGGTGAACTGGGGTAGTAACGCTCCACGTACACCACGGTCGGGTCGTACACCGGCACGTAGACGAACTCCGGGCGCCCCGGGACGATGCGGATGACGTCCCCTTCGAAGTAGACCTGCTGCTCCCGCGTGGTGAAGAGATTTCCCTGTTCGTAGGCGAAGCGGCGCAGCCTCTGGATCGCATCCATCACGTCCTGGGGTTGTTCGATGTAGGCCTGCCCCAAAGACGCCGTCCACTGGTATTCGCGGTCCATCATGTAGAGCACCTGCGGGTAGTGGGCGACCGCGCGGACGCTGATGTCCCAGGGTTGATAATCGATGCGCGGCGTGTTGCCGTAGAGCCTGACGAAATTGGCCGCGTCGTGAATCTGGTCCACGTAGGTGGCCGCAGGCAGAATCTGGGCTATCAGCGGGTCGGGGTAGAGTGCGATCCTGCCAAGCAGGTCGTCCAGTTCCTCCGGGTACAGAAGGTCGTCGTCCGCGTAGCCGTCCTGATCCGATATCTGGTAGTAACCGGGCTCCGACTGTGCAAGAACCGGTATGGCAGTGACCGTGAGCGGAACCAGTACTGCCAGTATCAGGATGATCAATACTCTTTTCATAACTGTCTCCTAAAAGCTGCCTTGCCTTCGGCGCTACCGGTTCAGTCTAGCAGAAGCGAGCAGGCAAGGCAAAAATGGCCGTAGGGTACGGCCCGGTAAGTTTCAACAGGCGGAACGCATCTCGATGATCTTCGCGTGCAGCCCTTCCATGTCGAAAGGTTTCTGAATGTAGTGCATCGCCAGGTCCGCGCTCATGCCGCACTTGGCGATGATGTCGGAGGAATAGCCGGTCATGAACAGCACCTTGGTCTCCGGGCGCAGCCCCGCTATGCCGCGGGCCATCTCCAGTCCGTTCATCTCGGGCATGATCACGTCCGAGAGCACGAGGTCGATGTCGTGGGCCGGTTCCCCGCAGATGGAGAGGGCCGCGTGCGGGGTCGCCGCCTCGATCACCCGGTACCCAATCTTCTCGAGCATCTGGGTCGCCATGGCGCGCAGCATGTCGTCGTCCTCGACCACGAGGACGGTACCCGAACCGCGCAGGGGGGCGATCGCGCTGTGCGCCGACGGCACCGCCTCTCCGGTGAGTTTGGGGAGATAGATCCGGAAGGTCGTGCCGTGGCCGGGCTCGCTTTCCACGTCGACGAATCCGCCGTTTTGGGTCACGATGCCGTAGACGGTGGCGAGACCCAGGCCGGTCCCCCTCCCCACCTCCTTGGTGGTGAAAAACGGCTCGAAGATCCGCTTCACCAGCTCACGGTCCATGCCGGTCCCGGTGTCGACGACGCTCAGGCAGGCGTACGAGCCGGGCTTCGCGTCGAGGCGGTAGTCGCAGAAGGCTTCGTCCGCGACGACGTTGCCGGTCTTTATGGTGAGCAGTCCCCCCTCGGGCATGGCGTCCCT
Encoded here:
- a CDS encoding DUF3300 domain-containing protein, with translation MKRVLIILILAVLVPLTVTAIPVLAQSEPGYYQISDQDGYADDDLLYPEELDDLLGRIALYPDPLIAQILPAATYVDQIHDAANFVRLYGNTPRIDYQPWDISVRAVAHYPQVLYMMDREYQWTASLGQAYIEQPQDVMDAIQRLRRFAYEQGNLFTTREQQVYFEGDVIRIVPGRPEFVYVPVYDPTVVYVERYYPSSPFITFSVGFAIGPWLNRDFNWREHRVYYHGWRGDGWITRSRPYARDRRGIYINRRASTITINERVVQRDTRNYRAQLRVETRRHREEGKMPPVRLEPRRPGKVEPVRPGIPQQQRGRVEQPRPGKVEQQRPANERRREPWNRRETAPAPGVPAPAAAPAKPGTPPPATRQQPAPAPPRGETVQPPGAPVKPQPQPGRQRTPAPPKQQPQVQTGTEQTPAVTGEPPAGRPGKGEGRRREPRPVNRPGVQPPEGAKAPAPAPSAPAARGAVPHAPAAEPAVKAPAAAPAVRATPAAPAAPARPVTPRVEHPRVAPAPAPATPPAPNADPAEPARPVRDFEPGQGRGRGESTGGRAIQRGQDR